A DNA window from Desulfovibrio intestinalis contains the following coding sequences:
- a CDS encoding UvrD-helicase domain-containing protein has protein sequence MRHEQLFEEIASLVCGKPQGISAEECKGSYGSRHPLCSEYSACRINEKTREQLEFVCEPSNLNIHLAACPGSGKTESVALRAAHIIKTWPSSHSGVAVLTFTNNAASVIKSRTAQLIGAEAISSPHFIGTIDSWIHGFILHPFSHLLTKYEGKQGDKSMRLIENDSRSPFLKHYESYYGMAQTGKLKAHEFYYTTSGKIIFSSADKGNDTKREQVRLVDWQVKDLSKTKLKFWKAGFCTYQDAEILCFRLIKNHAYFKKLFANRFRLIIIDECQDLSPVQIDILDQLLDSGVKINLVGDLNQAIYKFRHVDINIIKNFIQEKNIKTLALSVNHRSCQSIVNTCNKLIAEVPPPQGMQHQLLKNPCVCLCYPRDKIAILPQWFNDNIMSNECVRSSAILARGWSTVNKMRPSKQSGARDHEKFARSIYCWGINSIEEKKIAFENLGDFITNKFLQKSHFSRQNFFCPDECTPKDWRIFLSGILTNIVTSHQYISDLNQSWAAWIPKVLLSINDIVFNELKKSPVNCLTESFQKLDGRRFKKPQNGNDNIISNYVGNTISAAIDTKITTIHSVKGETFDAVMVVSSSSKSGSQDSHWEHWLENQHNEAARIAYVASSRPRHWLIWAIPSPNQEQKERLKQFGFELTSI, from the coding sequence ATGAGGCATGAACAACTTTTTGAAGAAATCGCCTCTCTTGTTTGCGGAAAACCCCAAGGAATAAGTGCCGAAGAATGTAAGGGATCATATGGATCACGACACCCTCTATGCTCAGAATATTCAGCATGCCGAATCAATGAAAAAACAAGGGAGCAATTAGAATTTGTTTGTGAACCGAGTAATCTCAACATCCACCTTGCCGCTTGTCCGGGAAGCGGCAAAACTGAATCGGTCGCCTTGAGGGCTGCCCATATTATCAAAACATGGCCGTCGAGCCATTCCGGCGTTGCTGTCCTTACTTTTACTAATAATGCGGCGTCTGTCATAAAATCCAGAACAGCCCAATTAATTGGCGCTGAAGCAATATCATCTCCACATTTTATCGGAACAATAGATAGTTGGATTCACGGGTTTATACTGCATCCATTTAGCCATCTGCTTACAAAATATGAAGGGAAGCAAGGTGACAAATCGATGCGTCTAATTGAAAATGATTCGCGCTCGCCATTTTTGAAACATTATGAATCATACTATGGGATGGCACAGACTGGAAAGCTGAAGGCCCATGAATTTTATTATACTACTTCGGGTAAAATTATTTTTTCTTCTGCAGATAAGGGCAATGATACAAAAAGAGAGCAGGTCAGACTTGTGGACTGGCAAGTCAAAGACCTCTCAAAGACAAAATTAAAATTTTGGAAAGCTGGATTCTGCACATACCAAGATGCTGAAATTCTCTGCTTTCGTTTGATTAAAAATCATGCCTATTTCAAAAAATTGTTTGCTAATAGATTTAGGCTTATAATTATTGATGAGTGCCAAGATTTGTCACCTGTACAAATTGATATATTGGATCAGCTTTTAGACAGTGGAGTAAAGATCAATTTAGTTGGAGATTTGAACCAAGCGATTTATAAATTTCGCCATGTAGATATAAATATTATCAAAAATTTTATTCAAGAAAAAAATATAAAAACATTAGCACTTTCTGTTAACCATCGCAGTTGCCAATCAATTGTAAACACATGCAATAAGCTTATAGCGGAGGTCCCCCCTCCTCAAGGAATGCAACACCAACTACTCAAAAATCCTTGTGTTTGCTTGTGTTATCCTCGTGATAAGATCGCGATTCTTCCTCAATGGTTTAATGACAATATTATGTCTAATGAATGCGTGCGCTCATCCGCGATTTTGGCCAGAGGATGGAGCACCGTGAATAAAATGCGCCCCTCGAAACAATCAGGGGCTCGAGATCACGAAAAATTTGCAAGATCCATTTATTGTTGGGGGATTAATAGCATAGAAGAAAAGAAAATAGCCTTTGAAAACCTCGGTGATTTTATTACTAATAAATTTTTACAGAAAAGCCATTTTTCAAGGCAAAATTTTTTTTGTCCTGATGAGTGCACGCCCAAGGATTGGCGTATTTTTTTATCTGGAATTCTAACTAATATAGTTACATCTCACCAATACATTTCTGATCTTAATCAATCTTGGGCAGCTTGGATTCCAAAAGTTCTTTTATCAATAAATGACATTGTGTTCAATGAGCTTAAAAAATCGCCTGTTAACTGCTTGACTGAGTCATTCCAAAAACTTGATGGTCGACGTTTTAAGAAACCTCAAAACGGAAATGACAACATCATTTCAAATTATGTTGGAAACACTATCTCAGCGGCAATTGACACTAAAATCACAACTATTCATAGCGTTAAAGGTGAAACATTTGATGCCGTGATGGTTGTCTCTTCATCCAGCAAGAGCGGTAGTCAAGATTCGCACTGGGAACACTGGCTAGAAAATCAGCATAACGAAGCAGCCAG
- a CDS encoding AAA family ATPase — translation MHISQLFIEGYKGFKDPFNIEFSKGVNIIVGENGSGKTAVIDAIRLLLMEDEFGRTPIFNSDFNKPFGQHEASRSFRLQLICSGMSDAEMSVFLPWTDLSGTAKLTIEVDNKQNSRGRFKKTQWGGDAKSSFFEFELFDTINCIYLPPLRDAESKLREGKASRLARLLKNLNKSDRENLSIQGVTLEEKVKLFNAELANDSEGVIARANAIIRERLKESLGHTFGQSTLIQFSETNFDNIVERLRLFFFPGLIDRENEFYRGLEENSLGYNNLLYIATVLSELTSINEETYLKVLLIEEPEAHLHPQLQVKLLNYFKDISEKNNIQVIMTTHSPILSASSRISSLIHLSCTNDKPIATPLSQCGLHPLSLSFIERWLDITKSTLFFAKGVILVEGIAEAMLIPILAQRILVEQRRATGETNIPSSLEEAGVSVINMNGIYFKHFMQFFANLPDAADNALNIPIRCSGITDYDPPGAKIELPDNDGSIKKTYAKSKPISPPDKSGNHAVNSLMDKINQSTWARLYHSPLKTLEYDLSMENAKNCQIMMKIAAPLCGPKVCKRLYEKSMHTDCIEIRADNSLYLLEHIDKGEYSQRLASFLQRYPGRKFVVPIYIKKAVLWACGVSHEA, via the coding sequence GTGCACATTAGCCAACTCTTTATTGAAGGGTACAAGGGATTCAAAGATCCATTTAATATTGAATTTTCCAAGGGGGTTAATATAATCGTCGGCGAGAATGGGTCTGGTAAAACAGCTGTGATCGATGCCATTCGACTATTACTTATGGAAGATGAGTTTGGCAGAACACCAATTTTTAATTCAGATTTTAATAAACCCTTTGGGCAGCACGAAGCATCCCGTTCTTTCAGACTTCAGCTCATTTGCTCAGGAATGTCTGACGCAGAGATGTCCGTATTTTTACCGTGGACCGATCTCTCTGGCACTGCCAAATTAACAATAGAAGTAGACAATAAGCAAAATAGTCGAGGCCGTTTCAAAAAGACTCAATGGGGAGGAGATGCAAAATCAAGTTTTTTTGAATTCGAATTATTTGATACTATCAATTGCATATATCTTCCCCCGTTACGAGATGCCGAATCAAAACTTAGAGAAGGAAAAGCATCTCGACTTGCGCGACTACTCAAAAATTTAAATAAAAGCGACAGAGAAAATTTATCCATCCAAGGTGTGACCCTTGAAGAAAAAGTTAAATTATTCAATGCAGAATTAGCTAATGATAGCGAAGGAGTGATTGCTAGGGCAAACGCTATAATTCGCGAACGGTTAAAAGAATCTCTTGGTCACACCTTCGGACAGTCAACTCTTATACAGTTTTCAGAAACAAATTTTGACAATATTGTTGAGAGGTTGAGATTATTCTTTTTTCCCGGCCTTATAGATCGCGAAAATGAATTTTATAGAGGACTGGAAGAGAATAGCCTCGGATATAACAACCTTCTTTATATCGCCACGGTATTGTCAGAACTAACCTCAATCAATGAAGAAACATATTTAAAAGTACTTCTAATTGAAGAACCGGAAGCCCATTTGCACCCTCAGCTTCAAGTCAAGCTACTTAATTATTTTAAAGATATTTCTGAAAAGAATAATATTCAAGTCATTATGACTACTCATTCACCAATCCTTTCAGCTTCGAGCCGAATAAGCTCACTAATCCACCTTTCCTGCACTAATGACAAACCTATTGCCACACCACTAAGCCAGTGTGGGCTACATCCTTTAAGCCTCTCTTTTATTGAGAGATGGCTTGATATAACAAAATCAACTCTATTTTTTGCAAAAGGGGTCATTCTAGTTGAAGGAATCGCGGAGGCAATGCTCATCCCAATACTTGCACAACGTATCCTAGTTGAACAGCGCCGTGCGACTGGAGAGACAAACATACCTTCTTCCCTTGAAGAGGCTGGTGTTTCAGTGATAAATATGAATGGAATTTATTTTAAACATTTTATGCAATTTTTTGCCAATCTGCCAGACGCGGCTGACAATGCTTTAAACATTCCGATCCGATGTTCAGGCATAACTGACTATGACCCCCCGGGAGCAAAAATCGAACTTCCGGATAACGATGGCAGCATCAAAAAAACCTACGCGAAAAGCAAGCCAATCTCCCCTCCTGACAAATCTGGCAACCATGCTGTTAATTCTCTGATGGATAAAATCAATCAATCGACTTGGGCTAGACTATACCATAGTCCCCTCAAAACACTCGAATATGACCTATCAATGGAGAATGCAAAAAATTGTCAAATCATGATGAAAATCGCTGCGCCACTTTGTGGCCCAAAAGTCTGTAAGCGTTTATATGAAAAATCAATGCATACTGATTGTATTGAGATTCGAGCAGATAATTCTCTATATCTTTTAGAGCATATTGATAAGGGAGAGTATTCGCAGCGCCTCGCATCCTTTTTGCAGAGATATCCAGGTAGAAAATTTGTAGTCCCCATCTATATAAAAAAAGCAGTTTTGTGGGCATGTGGGGTTTCACATGAGGCATGA
- a CDS encoding ATPase → MSHSSPSIIPQSQSPSPHPFSHAELAARVERFQKAAQDLLAVYEAPVRSEDAAPQPTTKAQGETRCYYFSPGVAQHERELLSHYGAQDLRGLLGEAHMLLAGLVKVMKSVSRDVRVRGHVIVSLGRLLDQVSALLLRMKNVYDKVEPVR, encoded by the coding sequence ATGTCCCATTCTTCTCCGAGTATAATTCCACAGTCTCAATCTCCCTCGCCCCATCCTTTCAGCCATGCGGAACTTGCCGCGCGCGTTGAGCGGTTTCAAAAAGCCGCGCAGGACTTGCTGGCCGTATATGAAGCGCCAGTGCGCAGTGAGGATGCCGCGCCGCAGCCAACCACAAAGGCACAAGGCGAAACCCGCTGTTACTACTTTTCGCCGGGTGTGGCCCAGCACGAACGGGAGCTATTGAGCCACTATGGCGCGCAAGATTTGCGCGGGCTTTTGGGGGAAGCGCATATGCTTCTGGCAGGCTTGGTCAAGGTAATGAAAAGCGTAAGCCGCGACGTGCGCGTAAGGGGCCATGTGATTGTCAGCCTGGGCCGCCTGCTCGATCAGGTGTCAGCCCTGCTGCTACGCATGAAAAACGTTTATGATAAGGTTGAGCCTGTTCGCTGA
- a CDS encoding methyl-accepting chemotaxis protein, producing MRQQLRSDMAQIVQTQAVGLQAVVTGLQDSLGIIAQDNRLARYSALYEAEPGNPEVFRSREALDADDVLAGLVNASDNLAYSGFITPDGKVIAHHVSGQAGPSKSVGSDFSNREYFKEAIKGKTVIADIISATTGLPSTVIAMPVKRDGKVIAIVTVGTDNVNLANATSNKIKVGEKGFAFVYDYTGQVVMHPDTKALARKDGNKPHVQKMLAEKQGRAIYTDSKGDEKSVYFETLPEEGWLVALEVDREEIAVPIEKMLANSLMIAGACVLIVGVMIILSARGIVRMVGGFSGMAEAVAAGRLETGAAESLLLAQAQKRKDEFSVLGQGMERMVGNIKSLLAESEQKTLAAEEATVEAQQATLKAEEAAHRAESAKREGMLAAANQLEGVVSIISSASSQLSAQIEQSDRGALESAHRLSEAATAMNEMNATVQEVARNASTAANVSAETKANAENGAVIVQNALQSIDQVQKLSMELKGDMSQLNDHAQAISKIMNVISDIADQTNLLALNAAIEAARAGDAGRGFAVVADEVRKLAEKTMASTNDVGHAIKSIQESSAQSVAAMNKALLEVETATKFASQSGEALQQIVSNVESTADQVGAIATASEEQSAASEEINMSIVQVNDMSAQTAQAMAEANRAVSELARQAQALNNLIVEMKQS from the coding sequence ATGCGTCAACAATTGCGGTCAGACATGGCCCAGATTGTTCAAACGCAAGCTGTTGGCCTGCAAGCTGTAGTTACAGGGCTGCAGGATTCGCTAGGCATTATCGCGCAGGATAATCGGCTTGCGCGCTATAGTGCCCTTTATGAAGCAGAACCGGGCAACCCGGAAGTTTTTCGCTCCAGGGAAGCTCTGGATGCGGATGATGTTCTGGCGGGGCTTGTCAATGCGTCTGATAATCTTGCCTACAGCGGTTTTATTACGCCGGATGGAAAAGTAATTGCCCATCATGTCAGCGGTCAGGCAGGCCCAAGTAAATCCGTTGGTTCAGACTTTTCCAATCGTGAGTATTTTAAAGAAGCCATAAAGGGTAAAACCGTCATTGCGGATATTATCAGTGCAACCACAGGGTTGCCGTCTACCGTGATTGCCATGCCCGTAAAGCGTGACGGTAAGGTTATCGCTATTGTTACTGTTGGCACTGACAACGTAAATCTGGCAAACGCCACCAGCAACAAAATCAAGGTGGGCGAAAAAGGCTTTGCCTTTGTGTACGATTATACCGGTCAGGTTGTCATGCATCCCGATACCAAGGCGCTTGCGCGAAAAGATGGCAACAAGCCGCATGTGCAGAAAATGCTTGCGGAAAAGCAGGGGCGCGCCATCTACACTGACAGCAAGGGTGACGAAAAATCCGTCTATTTTGAGACGTTGCCTGAAGAAGGCTGGCTGGTTGCGCTTGAGGTTGACCGTGAGGAAATTGCGGTTCCCATCGAAAAAATGCTCGCCAACTCCCTGATGATCGCGGGCGCCTGCGTTTTAATCGTGGGGGTCATGATTATTCTTTCCGCGCGCGGCATTGTGCGTATGGTCGGTGGTTTTTCCGGTATGGCCGAAGCCGTGGCTGCCGGGCGCCTTGAAACCGGAGCTGCCGAGTCATTGTTGCTGGCGCAGGCCCAAAAACGCAAAGACGAGTTTAGTGTGCTGGGGCAGGGTATGGAGCGTATGGTGGGCAATATTAAAAGCCTGCTTGCAGAAAGCGAACAAAAAACACTGGCCGCCGAAGAAGCAACCGTTGAGGCGCAGCAGGCCACCCTCAAGGCGGAGGAAGCCGCCCACCGTGCCGAAAGCGCCAAGCGTGAGGGTATGCTGGCTGCCGCTAATCAGCTGGAAGGCGTGGTGTCTATTATTTCATCCGCATCCAGCCAGCTTTCTGCCCAGATTGAGCAGTCGGACCGTGGCGCGTTGGAATCTGCCCACCGCCTCAGTGAGGCTGCCACAGCCATGAATGAAATGAATGCTACCGTGCAGGAAGTGGCGCGCAATGCCTCTACTGCGGCCAATGTGTCTGCTGAAACCAAGGCCAATGCCGAAAACGGGGCCGTTATCGTGCAGAACGCTTTGCAAAGCATCGATCAGGTTCAAAAGCTCTCTATGGAGCTTAAAGGCGATATGTCGCAGCTTAACGATCACGCCCAGGCCATTAGCAAGATCATGAACGTTATTTCTGATATTGCCGACCAGACGAACCTTCTGGCGCTCAATGCCGCCATTGAGGCCGCCCGCGCTGGCGATGCCGGGCGAGGCTTCGCCGTTGTGGCCGACGAGGTGCGCAAGCTCGCTGAAAAAACTATGGCGTCTACCAATGATGTGGGCCATGCCATCAAGTCTATTCAGGAAAGTTCCGCGCAAAGTGTTGCCGCAATGAACAAGGCCCTGCTGGAAGTGGAAACCGCCACCAAGTTTGCCAGTCAGTCTGGCGAGGCGTTGCAGCAGATTGTCAGTAATGTCGAGTCCACGGCAGATCAGGTGGGGGCCATCGCCACTGCCAGTGAAGAGCAGTCTGCCGCCAGCGAAGAAATCAACATGTCCATCGTTCAGGTGAACGACATGTCTGCGCAAACGGCTCAGGCTATGGCCGAGGCCAACCGGGCCGTTAGTGAACTGGCGCGGCAGGCACAGGCGCTCAATAATCTGATAGTTGAGATGAAGCAGAGCTAG
- a CDS encoding AMP-binding protein, whose product MLFNIKQETLPREELEALQLRRLRNLCDRVYANVPFYRKRFDEVGITPADIKSLADLKLLPFTEKQDLRNYYPFGLFAVPRDHIVRLHASSGTTGKAVVVGYTARDLENWAELMARSMGAAGVTRSDVVHVAYGYGLFTGGLGAHYGAERIGATVVPASGGATRRQAHLMRDFGATVLCATPSYGLHLWEAAQEAGVDFRELPLRIGIFGAEPWTEAMRRDIEEKMNIDAMNIYGLSEIMGPGVAMECVEAKCGMHLWEDHILPEIIDPVTGEQLPPGQVGELVLTTLTKEGIPMLRYRTRDLTSLNYTPCSCGRTHVRISRLQGRSDDMLIIRGVNVFPQQIEGLLMESDGLTPNYQIIVGTVNNLDTLEVRVEVSDTLFADEIRKLQMLENRLQKNIKEFLGVTAKVRLMEPRSIQRSEGKAQRIVDQRGKD is encoded by the coding sequence GTGCTTTTCAATATCAAACAGGAAACCCTGCCCCGCGAAGAACTGGAAGCGTTGCAACTGCGCCGTCTGCGCAATTTGTGCGACCGCGTTTACGCCAACGTGCCCTTCTATCGCAAACGTTTTGACGAGGTAGGCATCACCCCTGCCGACATCAAATCCTTGGCCGACCTGAAGCTTTTGCCCTTTACCGAAAAGCAGGACCTGCGCAATTATTATCCTTTCGGACTCTTTGCCGTGCCGCGCGACCACATCGTGCGCCTGCACGCCTCCAGCGGCACCACAGGCAAGGCCGTGGTGGTGGGCTATACCGCCCGCGACCTTGAAAACTGGGCCGAGCTTATGGCCCGCAGCATGGGCGCCGCGGGCGTTACCCGCTCAGACGTGGTGCATGTGGCCTATGGCTACGGCCTGTTCACGGGCGGGCTTGGCGCGCACTACGGCGCGGAGCGCATCGGGGCCACTGTGGTTCCGGCTTCCGGCGGGGCCACGCGCCGTCAGGCGCACCTTATGCGCGATTTTGGAGCCACGGTGCTGTGCGCCACGCCTTCCTACGGCCTGCACTTGTGGGAAGCCGCGCAGGAAGCCGGAGTGGACTTTCGCGAATTGCCGTTGCGCATAGGCATCTTCGGTGCCGAGCCCTGGACAGAGGCCATGCGGCGCGACATCGAAGAAAAGATGAACATAGACGCTATGAACATCTATGGCCTTTCTGAGATTATGGGGCCGGGCGTGGCAATGGAGTGCGTGGAAGCCAAGTGCGGCATGCACCTTTGGGAAGATCACATTCTGCCCGAAATCATTGACCCGGTAACTGGCGAGCAGTTGCCCCCCGGCCAGGTGGGCGAGCTGGTGCTGACCACCCTCACCAAGGAGGGCATCCCCATGCTTCGCTACCGCACCCGCGACCTCACCAGCCTGAACTACACACCCTGTAGCTGTGGCCGCACCCATGTGCGTATATCGCGCTTGCAGGGCCGCAGTGACGACATGCTCATCATACGCGGGGTCAACGTCTTTCCGCAGCAGATCGAAGGCCTGCTTATGGAAAGCGACGGCCTCACGCCTAACTACCAGATCATTGTGGGCACGGTTAACAATCTGGATACGCTGGAAGTGCGCGTGGAAGTCAGCGACACCCTGTTTGCCGACGAGATTCGCAAGCTCCAGATGCTTGAAAACCGCCTGCAAAAGAACATCAAGGAATTCCTGGGCGTCACGGCCAAGGTGCGCCTGATGGAACCGCGCTCCATCCAGCGTTCAGAAGGCAAGGCCCAGCGCATAGTGGATCAGCGCGGCAAGGATTAG
- the rsfS gene encoding ribosome silencing factor has translation MELQLREAIALDAALRYVLAMENNHPNTTPGGRAPKQFSDVPASRKAADVAQWLEEHKALRVVCLDLEEQGGFADALIIASAGSVRHAQSLADGVSLMCREKNYEFLRTEGYATGQWILVDMNDIIVNIFQEPVRDLYALEALWGHGSGYAKTAGQEDRGE, from the coding sequence ATGGAGCTGCAGCTTCGGGAAGCCATTGCCCTTGACGCGGCTTTGCGATATGTGCTTGCTATGGAAAATAATCACCCCAATACGACCCCCGGGGGCCGCGCCCCCAAACAGTTTTCAGACGTTCCCGCTAGCCGCAAGGCGGCGGATGTGGCCCAATGGCTTGAAGAACACAAGGCCCTGCGCGTGGTTTGCCTTGATCTTGAGGAGCAAGGCGGCTTTGCCGATGCCCTGATCATCGCCAGCGCCGGTTCGGTGCGTCATGCCCAAAGCCTCGCCGATGGCGTGAGTTTGATGTGCCGTGAGAAAAACTATGAATTTCTGCGCACGGAAGGCTACGCCACCGGGCAGTGGATACTGGTGGATATGAACGATATTATCGTCAATATCTTTCAGGAACCCGTGCGCGATCTCTATGCCCTCGAAGCCCTGTGGGGGCACGGTTCTGGATATGCCAAAACCGCAGGGCAAGAAGACCGCGGAGAATAA
- the gpmI gene encoding 2,3-bisphosphoglycerate-independent phosphoglycerate mutase: MTPTLLLILDGWGIAPPGPGNAPSLARTPNLDALVARCPHGQLIASGRDVGLPKGYMGNSEVGHLNIGAGRVVYQDMTRIDVAVEDSSFTANPVINDVLAAAKRSGGRLHLVGLLSGGGVHSHIRHLEALCSMAAGQDIPVRVHALMDGRDCEPHSGADFIHELETSIKDQPQTRIASLVGRFYAMDRDKHWERVSEAWNVIVHGQAPTAANPLAAVQASYEAGITDEFMKPVRFDTGDAAAGMADGDAVFFFNFRADRMRELTAAFITPGFEGFDRGEMPVLSALASMTSYEASFTLPVAFPKDATTHGLGQVVSEQGMRQLRLAETEKYAHVTYFFNGGVEEPFVGEDRILVPSPRDVATYDQKPAMSAPLVTDEFIKAWNSGQYDLVVCNLANGDMVGHTGILEAAIQACEVVDQCVGRMVEAVEARKGRMLVIADHGNCEVMLTPEGHPQTAHTTNPVPCILMEPGGAVKALAAGRLSDVAPTLLALWGLKPSSPMTGRNLALDSDAADQAHKEAVRG; encoded by the coding sequence ATGACGCCAACGCTGCTGCTGATACTGGATGGCTGGGGCATAGCTCCGCCTGGGCCGGGCAATGCCCCTTCCCTGGCGCGAACCCCCAATCTGGATGCCCTTGTTGCCCGTTGCCCGCATGGTCAGCTCATCGCCTCCGGGCGGGATGTAGGCCTGCCCAAGGGGTATATGGGGAACTCGGAAGTGGGGCATCTGAACATCGGTGCAGGGCGCGTGGTCTATCAGGATATGACCCGTATCGACGTGGCTGTGGAGGACAGTTCCTTCACGGCCAACCCCGTCATTAATGATGTTCTGGCGGCAGCCAAACGCAGCGGCGGCAGGCTGCATCTCGTGGGCCTGCTTTCCGGCGGCGGCGTTCATAGTCATATCCGCCATCTTGAAGCCCTGTGCAGCATGGCTGCCGGGCAGGACATCCCCGTGCGCGTGCACGCTCTTATGGATGGCCGCGATTGCGAACCGCACAGTGGCGCGGATTTTATCCACGAGCTTGAAACGAGCATCAAGGATCAGCCGCAGACGCGCATTGCCAGCCTCGTGGGGCGTTTTTACGCTATGGACCGCGACAAGCACTGGGAGCGGGTCAGCGAAGCCTGGAATGTCATTGTGCATGGTCAGGCTCCTACGGCGGCTAACCCCTTGGCGGCGGTGCAGGCCTCATATGAGGCTGGTATTACCGATGAATTCATGAAGCCCGTGCGCTTTGACACGGGCGACGCTGCCGCCGGCATGGCCGACGGCGATGCGGTCTTTTTCTTCAACTTCCGGGCTGACCGCATGCGCGAACTGACGGCGGCCTTTATCACGCCCGGCTTTGAAGGTTTTGACAGGGGCGAGATGCCCGTGCTGTCGGCTCTGGCGTCCATGACGTCCTATGAGGCCAGCTTTACCTTGCCAGTGGCTTTTCCCAAAGATGCGACCACTCACGGTTTGGGCCAGGTTGTGTCGGAGCAGGGCATGCGCCAGCTGCGTCTTGCTGAAACGGAAAAATACGCCCACGTGACCTATTTTTTCAATGGCGGCGTCGAGGAGCCCTTTGTGGGGGAAGACCGTATTCTTGTACCGTCGCCGCGCGATGTGGCCACCTACGACCAAAAGCCCGCCATGAGCGCTCCTTTGGTGACGGATGAATTCATCAAGGCCTGGAATTCGGGGCAGTATGACCTGGTGGTCTGCAATCTCGCCAACGGCGATATGGTGGGGCATACAGGCATACTTGAAGCCGCCATTCAGGCCTGCGAAGTGGTGGACCAGTGCGTGGGCCGTATGGTGGAAGCTGTAGAAGCCCGCAAGGGCCGCATGCTTGTCATTGCCGACCACGGCAACTGCGAGGTCATGCTCACGCCTGAAGGTCATCCCCAGACAGCCCATACCACCAATCCCGTGCCCTGCATTCTGATGGAGCCGGGCGGTGCGGTGAAAGCCCTGGCTGCTGGCAGGTTGTCTGACGTAGCCCCAACGCTTCTGGCCCTGTGGGGACTGAAGCCTTCATCCCCCATGACGGGGCGTAATCTGGCCCTGGACAGCGATGCCGCGGATCAGGCGCACAAGGAGGCCGTCCGTGGCTGA